In a genomic window of Canis lupus familiaris isolate Mischka breed German Shepherd chromosome 28, alternate assembly UU_Cfam_GSD_1.0, whole genome shotgun sequence:
- the LOC119866557 gene encoding uncharacterized protein LOC119866557: MPCLRMDFDSLRRFPRPATSLGREDSATGPGTSVPQRGPSWSSNVHRKPRNKASRHTEMAGAANYEASRPAKARGQASERRAPPCRAAAASAREAAQTRGSKSGPAAERLSRRQSARAAPGAPPPGRVPSHSAQPGFRVSAAPRLSDALPHPSHQTPLRRGAGCPVRSAHLPRGIRHLEERGSRH; encoded by the coding sequence ATGCCGTGCCTCAGAATGGATTTTGACTCCCTGAGGCGCTTTCCCCGACCTGCCACATCTCTGGGACGTGAGGACAGTGCTACGGGGCCAGGAACCTCGGTCCCTCAAAGGGGCCCCTCTTGGTCGTCTAACGTCCACCGAAAACCTCGGAACAAGGCCAGTCGCCACACAGAAATGGCCGGTGCGGCCAACTACGAAGCCTCCAGGCCGGCCAAAGCCAGAGGTCAGGCGAGCGAAAGACGGGCCCCTCCGTGCCGCGCCGCAGCCGCTTCCGCGCGGGAGGCCGCTCAGACTCGGGGATCAAAGTCAGGGCCCGCGGCCGAGCGGCTGTCGCGACGCCAGAGCGCACGTGCGGCCCCGGGCGCGCCTCCTCCAGGTCGCGTGCCCTCCCACAGCGCCCAGCCAGGGTTCCGGGTCTCAGCGGCCCCGCGCCTCTCCGACGCACTCCCACATCCCAGCCACCAGACGCCTCTCCGCCGGGGCGCGGGCTGTCCAGTCCGGAGCGCTCACCTCCCACGTGGAATCCGACACCTGGAAGAGCGGGGCTCCAGACACTGA
- the ZNF239 gene encoding zinc finger protein 239 isoform X2: protein MASEEYLPLKVPSQMATQASSVTFCENESQDPQKSKSLFVTEESTEKKVLRGESPSMDHCSENLQIKLMSDVIDLVSPLVSGETNCQNGQVKDPLDLFDCNYKDICGWKSQVVGRSHRGAHTEKAYNHYNLGKRSNNSSDGHPCEKIHTAEKLHRCSHCGKDFSEHSELLLHQRHHTEEKPYKCEQCGKGFTRSSSLLIHRAAHTDEKPYKCDKCGKGFTRSSSLLIHHAVHTGEKPYKCDKCGKGFSQSSKLHIHQRVHTVMCWNLPLGKTGLLQSLSHLCVSAQVNTSCFPQTQPRGAGAGSLALLVLQPLLRSVCLLLNTQRSETQHGLYVFSSLDLTRMNLS from the exons ATGGCAAGTGAAGAATATTTGCCTTTGAAAGTCCCAAGCCAAATGGCCACACAGGCCTCCTCAGTGACATTCTGTGAAAATGAGTCTCAGGATCCTCAGAAAAGCAAAAGTCTGTTTGTAACTGAAGAAAGCACTGAGAAAAAAGTCTTGCGGGGAGAAAGTCCTTCCATGGACCACTGTTCAGAGAACCTTCAAATTAAACTTATGTCTGACGTAATAGACCTGGTCTCACCATTGGTCAGTGGTGAGACAAATTGCCAGAATGGCCAAGTGAAAGACCCTTTGGATCTCTTTGACTGTAACTATAAAGACATTTGTGGTTGGAAATCACAAGTGGTTGGTCGTAGTCATCGAGGAGCTCATACAGAGAAAGCTTATAACCATTACAACCTGGGGAAGAGAAGTAACAACAGCTCAGATGGTCATCCGTGTGAGAAAATCCACACTGCAGAGAAATTACACAGATGTAGTCACTGTGGTAAGGACTTCAGTGAGCACTCAGAACTACTACTTCATCAAAGACACCACACAGAAGAAAAGCCCTATAAATGTGAGCAGTGTGGGAAGGGCTTTACAAGGAGCTCCAGTCTTCTGATCCATAGAGCAGCCCACACAGATGAGAAACCCTATAAGTGTGACAAGTGTGGGAAAGGCTTCACAAGGAGTTCAAGTCTGCTCATTCATCACGCAGTCCATACAGGCGAGAAGCCTTATAAATGTGACAAGTGTGGAAAGGGCTTTAGTCAGAGCTCCAAACTGCATATCCACCAGCGAGTGCACACCG tgaTGTGCTGGAATCTCCCCCTTGGGAAGACTGGACTTCTCCAAAGTCTCTCTCATCTGTGTGTATCTGCCCAGGTCAACACTTCATGTTTTCCCCAAACACAGCCaagaggggctggggcaggttcattggctctcctggttctGCAGCCCCTACTAAGGTCTGTCTGCCTATTGCTGAACACACAG
- the ZNF239 gene encoding zinc finger protein 239 isoform X1 — protein MASEEYLPLKVPSQMATQASSVTFCENESQDPQKSKSLFVTEESTEKKVLRGESPSMDHCSENLQIKLMSDVIDLVSPLVSGETNCQNGQVKDPLDLFDCNYKDICGWKSQVVGRSHRGAHTEKAYNHYNLGKRSNNSSDGHPCEKIHTAEKLHRCSHCGKDFSEHSELLLHQRHHTEEKPYKCEQCGKGFTRSSSLLIHRAAHTDEKPYKCDKCGKGFTRSSSLLIHHAVHTGEKPYKCDKCGKGFSQSSKLHIHQRVHTGEKPYECGECGMSFSQRSNLHIHQRVHTGERPYKCGECGKGFSQSSNLHIHRCIHTGEKPFQCYECGKGFSQSSDLRIHLRVHTGEKPYHCGKCGKGFSQSSKLLIHQRVHTGEKPYECSKCGKGFSQSSNLHIHQRVHRKDPIK, from the coding sequence ATGGCAAGTGAAGAATATTTGCCTTTGAAAGTCCCAAGCCAAATGGCCACACAGGCCTCCTCAGTGACATTCTGTGAAAATGAGTCTCAGGATCCTCAGAAAAGCAAAAGTCTGTTTGTAACTGAAGAAAGCACTGAGAAAAAAGTCTTGCGGGGAGAAAGTCCTTCCATGGACCACTGTTCAGAGAACCTTCAAATTAAACTTATGTCTGACGTAATAGACCTGGTCTCACCATTGGTCAGTGGTGAGACAAATTGCCAGAATGGCCAAGTGAAAGACCCTTTGGATCTCTTTGACTGTAACTATAAAGACATTTGTGGTTGGAAATCACAAGTGGTTGGTCGTAGTCATCGAGGAGCTCATACAGAGAAAGCTTATAACCATTACAACCTGGGGAAGAGAAGTAACAACAGCTCAGATGGTCATCCGTGTGAGAAAATCCACACTGCAGAGAAATTACACAGATGTAGTCACTGTGGTAAGGACTTCAGTGAGCACTCAGAACTACTACTTCATCAAAGACACCACACAGAAGAAAAGCCCTATAAATGTGAGCAGTGTGGGAAGGGCTTTACAAGGAGCTCCAGTCTTCTGATCCATAGAGCAGCCCACACAGATGAGAAACCCTATAAGTGTGACAAGTGTGGGAAAGGCTTCACAAGGAGTTCAAGTCTGCTCATTCATCACGCAGTCCATACAGGCGAGAAGCCTTATAAATGTGACAAGTGTGGAAAGGGCTTTAGTCAGAGCTCCAAACTGCATATCCACCAGCGAGTGCACACCGGTGAGAAGCCCTATGAGTGTGGGGAGTGTGGTATGAGTTTCAGTCAGCGCTCCAACCTGCACATCCACCAGCGAGTTCACACTGGGGAGAGGCCCTACAAGTGTGGGGAATGTGGGAAGGGCTTCAGTCAGAGTTCGAACCTTCACATTCACCGCTGCATACACACAGGTGAAAAGCCTTTCCAGTGCTATGAGTGTGGGAAGGGCTTCAGCCAGAGCTCTGATCTCCGCATCCATCTCAGagtccacactggagagaagccctatcACTGTGGCAAGTGTGGAAAGGGATTTAGCCAGAGCTCAAAACTCCTCATCCACCAGAGAGTGCATACTGGAGAGAAGCCTTATGAATGCAGCAAGTGTGGGAAGGGTTTCAGCCAGAGCTCCAACCTCCACATCCACCAGCGGGTTCATAGGAAAGATCCCATTAAATAA